One region of Flavobacterium sp. KACC 22763 genomic DNA includes:
- a CDS encoding AsmA family protein, whose amino-acid sequence MKEALSKTKTFLQSDSFKKYAKRFGYFILGLIAILLLACGGLSIYFNRNKAEIIAKVNTKINENINGKFHIRDFHYKFLTGFPNFTLALNDVEIKDNQWQSHKHTLLRAKEIEARLNILSLLQHEINIHKILINDADIYIYKAENGYSNANIFKPKKKKPKTDKEKPETTIDEVNLNDVHVIIDNHLGHKLFDFDVASLESKVNYGDNNWQTNLYLKTKINSLAFNTVHGSFAKEKVLEGNFDISYAEANQKIDIKTKGLKIGSDVFDIIAFFNIGKNNSLFGINIGTDILWRNASNLLSANISSKLNQFDIKKPIKVNCDIKGDLNVEGDPKIVVQADIRDNEVSIPDGLFTNCSFKGIFTNTFKPEKESSDPNSAIILNNFKAEYESIPLTIAQAVINNLEKPIATGVVNSDFDISKLNGLMNEKIIHFESGHAKANLKFQFDIVDLYINKPKFTGDVDIADATFDYLPKRIHAEKTAVQLSFTQEALYIKKIAYKHKKNIIRIDGKIDNFLNLYYDAPEKMVVNWNIYCPNIDVKQFLGVLQNSPKQKVAEKKPVKKNVNFTNQLRSVIEKCAAVINLKADKITYGALTATNTQATIQMLNSKILLKNGTLNTSGGSINFSGSVEPSGNRYVFTSNAQVNRVDIASFLRSFNNFGIKSFSPKNIRGRLTSNANVAGLMSSTGDLIVNSMKGKLDFNVNQGALINFEPIMKVGKFAFPFRDVENITFSDLSGSFNLRGEQIDIHKLTISSSVLNLDAEGVYSFGRGTNLALTVPLRNSKNDAKLATKEERKAVRERGIVLHLIAYDNEGKMKVKWGKKDKG is encoded by the coding sequence ATGAAAGAAGCTTTATCCAAAACCAAAACCTTTCTGCAATCTGATTCTTTTAAAAAATATGCCAAACGTTTTGGATATTTTATCTTGGGCTTAATTGCCATTCTTTTGCTCGCTTGCGGAGGTTTGTCGATATATTTTAATCGAAATAAAGCCGAAATTATTGCTAAAGTCAATACCAAAATCAACGAAAACATAAATGGTAAATTCCACATTAGAGATTTTCATTATAAGTTTCTTACTGGTTTCCCAAACTTTACATTGGCACTTAATGATGTCGAAATAAAAGACAATCAATGGCAGAGCCACAAACATACTTTACTGAGAGCAAAAGAAATCGAAGCGCGTTTGAATATTTTGAGTTTGTTGCAACACGAAATCAACATTCATAAAATCTTAATCAACGACGCCGATATTTATATTTATAAAGCCGAAAACGGTTATTCTAATGCTAATATTTTTAAACCCAAAAAGAAGAAACCAAAAACCGATAAAGAGAAACCCGAAACGACTATTGACGAAGTAAACCTCAACGATGTCCATGTTATTATAGACAATCATCTGGGGCATAAACTGTTTGATTTTGATGTGGCGAGTTTAGAATCTAAAGTAAATTATGGCGACAACAACTGGCAGACTAATCTATATTTGAAAACCAAAATTAATAGTCTAGCCTTTAATACCGTTCACGGAAGTTTTGCTAAAGAGAAAGTTCTAGAAGGCAATTTTGACATTTCGTATGCCGAAGCCAATCAGAAAATAGATATTAAAACCAAAGGACTAAAAATTGGTTCTGACGTTTTTGATATTATCGCTTTCTTCAATATCGGAAAAAACAATTCGCTTTTCGGAATCAATATCGGGACGGATATTTTATGGCGAAATGCTTCCAATTTATTATCGGCAAACATCAGTTCGAAGCTTAACCAATTCGACATCAAAAAACCGATTAAGGTAAACTGCGACATCAAAGGCGATTTGAATGTTGAAGGCGATCCTAAAATTGTGGTGCAGGCCGACATTCGCGATAACGAAGTAAGCATTCCTGACGGTTTGTTTACCAATTGCAGTTTTAAAGGAATTTTTACTAACACTTTTAAGCCTGAAAAGGAATCCAGCGATCCGAACTCGGCTATTATTCTGAACAATTTTAAAGCCGAATACGAAAGTATTCCGTTGACAATTGCGCAAGCCGTAATTAACAATCTTGAAAAACCAATTGCTACAGGAGTTGTAAATTCTGACTTTGATATTTCGAAACTGAACGGGTTGATGAATGAAAAAATTATTCATTTTGAAAGCGGTCACGCCAAAGCCAATTTGAAATTTCAATTTGACATTGTCGATTTGTACATCAATAAACCCAAATTTACGGGAGATGTTGATATTGCTGATGCTACATTCGATTATCTTCCGAAAAGAATTCATGCCGAAAAAACGGCTGTACAATTGTCCTTTACGCAAGAAGCGCTTTACATTAAAAAAATAGCCTACAAACACAAAAAGAACATTATCCGTATTGACGGAAAAATTGATAATTTCTTGAATCTCTATTACGATGCACCCGAAAAAATGGTCGTAAACTGGAATATTTACTGTCCAAATATTGATGTAAAACAGTTTTTAGGTGTTCTGCAAAATTCTCCAAAACAAAAAGTGGCGGAGAAAAAACCAGTGAAAAAGAATGTCAATTTTACAAATCAGTTACGATCTGTAATCGAAAAATGCGCTGCTGTAATTAATCTCAAAGCAGATAAAATCACATATGGCGCGCTTACTGCAACCAATACTCAAGCCACAATCCAGATGCTAAATTCTAAAATACTGCTAAAAAACGGAACATTAAATACTTCTGGCGGCAGCATAAACTTTAGCGGTTCTGTCGAACCAAGCGGAAATCGTTATGTCTTTACTTCAAACGCGCAGGTAAACCGAGTTGATATTGCCAGTTTCTTAAGATCTTTCAACAATTTCGGAATCAAATCTTTTAGTCCGAAAAACATTCGCGGCCGATTAACCAGCAATGCCAATGTTGCGGGTTTAATGAGCAGTACAGGCGATTTGATTGTCAATTCTATGAAAGGAAAACTAGATTTTAATGTCAATCAAGGTGCCTTAATCAATTTTGAACCGATTATGAAAGTTGGCAAATTTGCTTTTCCGTTTCGTGATGTAGAGAATATTACTTTTAGTGATTTATCGGGTTCGTTTAATCTTCGCGGCGAGCAAATCGATATCCATAAATTGACTATAAGTTCGAGCGTTCTCAACCTAGATGCAGAAGGCGTTTATTCTTTCGGTCGAGGCACGAATCTCGCCCTCACAGTTCCGCTAAGAAATTCTAAAAACGACGCCAAACTCGCCACCAAAGAAGAACGAAAAGCCGTTCGAGAACGCGGTATTGTCCTGCATTTGATTGCTTATGATAATGAAGGAAAAATGAAGGTTAAATGGGGGAAGAAGGATAAAGGGTAG
- the trxA gene encoding thioredoxin, whose translation MALAITDATFDEVVLKSDKPVMVDFWAAWCGPCRMVGPIIDQLSEEYAGKVVVGKVDVDANQEFAAKYGVRNIPTVLVFQNGEVVGKQVGVAPKQAYADSLDALL comes from the coding sequence ATGGCATTAGCAATAACAGATGCTACTTTTGATGAAGTAGTTTTAAAATCAGATAAACCAGTAATGGTAGATTTTTGGGCAGCATGGTGTGGTCCTTGTAGAATGGTTGGTCCAATCATTGACCAATTAAGCGAAGAGTACGCTGGTAAAGTAGTTGTTGGTAAAGTAGATGTAGATGCTAACCAAGAATTTGCTGCAAAATATGGTGTGCGTAACATACCAACCGTTTTGGTGTTTCAAAATGGTGAAGTAGTAGGAAAACAAGTAGGAGTAGCTCCGAAACAAGCCTACGCAGATAGTTTAGACGCTTTATTGTAA
- a CDS encoding TonB-dependent receptor: MKNALSMYWKYYFLLLSLLITAEAFSQNKPSEKKPEIKELDEVLINNNTVQKRKKEESLNVETVNNSFIQRNLGGSLMQSLQKLPGVKTISIGSGGSKPLIRGLSFNQVIVVENGLKHEGQQWGADHGLEIDQYAVNRVEIIKGPSSFIYGSDAVGGAVNIKPLPLPLQNTFGGSVDITGKSNNAQFGSSINLFGRNKNWFFDSRVTTMDYGDYRVPTDVVHVYSYAVPLYKNHLRNTAGKELDFHLSSGYSGERFKSVFYFSNVHTKSGFFANAHGLEPRNVDLELHDKSSRDILMPYQQVNHLKVSNTTSFQLGNHAFETQIGFQNNFRREYSHYVNHGYMPPIYPEDMYAPQDLERQYDKDVWSFSAKDEFRIQNHQITVGSNAVFQQNEIGGWSFLIPSFTQFNAGLFAYDKIELNEKWFLNGAVRYDYGKIKMKSYYDWFQSPVSENNQTELKYLQRSQDLTKTFDSFTWSIGANYNPGKLSLKANLGSSFRMPIAKELASNGVNYHYFRFEKGNPNLDAERSYQLDLGVEWNQQNFSFQLTPFVNYFPNFIYLNPTSAHDIYYGAGNQVFEYEQSKVFRYGAEFQTRYYFLKSLSAEIGAEYLYSEQKSGSKKGYTLPFSPPPSVLFGLNYEPQIPFLKEPYFSVDYRFTAQQNNIVPPEKKTAESHVFNVAFGSKIKTGKQDITLNIQIQNLFNTRYLNHTSFYRLIELPEAGRNIIVSMKIPFSFLR; this comes from the coding sequence ATGAAGAATGCCCTATCCATGTATTGGAAATATTATTTTTTACTCCTCAGTTTATTAATTACGGCAGAAGCCTTTTCTCAGAATAAGCCTTCAGAAAAGAAACCAGAAATCAAGGAACTTGACGAAGTTTTAATCAACAACAATACTGTTCAGAAACGCAAAAAAGAAGAATCGCTGAATGTTGAAACGGTAAACAATAGTTTTATTCAACGTAATCTTGGCGGGAGTTTGATGCAGTCTTTGCAGAAATTGCCTGGCGTTAAAACTATTTCAATTGGTTCTGGAGGTTCTAAACCGCTTATTCGTGGTTTGAGTTTCAATCAGGTTATTGTGGTTGAGAACGGTTTGAAACACGAAGGCCAACAATGGGGCGCAGATCATGGATTGGAAATCGATCAATATGCTGTAAATCGGGTAGAAATTATAAAAGGTCCTTCTTCATTTATTTACGGATCTGATGCTGTTGGCGGTGCGGTAAATATTAAACCTTTACCTCTTCCGTTGCAAAACACTTTTGGCGGAAGCGTTGATATCACTGGAAAAAGCAACAATGCGCAATTTGGAAGTTCTATTAATTTATTTGGAAGAAACAAAAACTGGTTCTTTGATTCTCGAGTTACCACAATGGATTACGGCGATTATCGCGTTCCGACCGATGTGGTTCATGTGTATAGTTATGCTGTTCCGTTATACAAAAATCATTTGCGAAATACGGCTGGGAAAGAACTCGATTTTCATTTGAGTTCGGGTTATTCGGGAGAACGTTTTAAATCGGTTTTCTATTTCAGTAACGTGCATACCAAAAGCGGATTTTTCGCGAATGCGCACGGGCTCGAACCTCGAAATGTAGATCTGGAATTGCACGACAAATCGAGCCGTGATATTTTAATGCCGTATCAGCAAGTCAATCATTTAAAGGTTAGCAATACGACTTCTTTTCAGTTGGGAAATCATGCTTTTGAGACACAGATTGGTTTTCAGAATAACTTTAGAAGAGAATATAGCCATTATGTCAATCACGGTTATATGCCTCCAATTTACCCTGAGGACATGTACGCTCCACAAGATTTGGAACGTCAATATGATAAAGATGTCTGGTCATTTTCTGCTAAAGATGAATTCAGAATTCAAAATCATCAAATTACGGTTGGTTCGAATGCAGTTTTTCAGCAAAATGAAATTGGCGGATGGAGCTTTTTGATTCCATCTTTCACGCAATTTAACGCTGGTTTATTTGCTTATGATAAAATTGAACTGAACGAAAAATGGTTTTTAAACGGCGCTGTTCGTTACGATTACGGAAAAATAAAAATGAAATCATACTACGATTGGTTTCAAAGTCCTGTTTCAGAAAACAATCAAACAGAATTGAAATATTTACAGCGTTCTCAAGATTTGACCAAAACTTTTGACAGTTTTACATGGTCGATTGGAGCCAATTACAATCCTGGAAAGCTTTCGCTGAAGGCCAATTTGGGCTCGAGTTTTAGAATGCCAATTGCCAAAGAACTGGCTTCAAATGGTGTAAATTATCATTATTTCAGATTCGAAAAAGGAAATCCGAATCTGGATGCAGAACGTTCGTATCAATTGGATTTAGGTGTGGAATGGAATCAGCAAAACTTCTCTTTTCAACTGACTCCGTTTGTGAACTATTTTCCAAATTTCATTTATCTCAATCCAACCTCAGCTCATGATATTTATTATGGCGCAGGAAATCAGGTTTTTGAATATGAGCAGAGTAAAGTCTTTCGCTATGGCGCAGAATTTCAAACAAGATATTATTTCCTAAAATCCTTAAGTGCAGAAATTGGTGCCGAATATCTTTATTCTGAACAAAAATCAGGAAGTAAAAAAGGCTATACACTTCCGTTTTCTCCGCCACCTTCTGTTTTATTCGGATTGAATTATGAACCTCAAATCCCTTTTTTAAAAGAACCTTATTTTTCTGTTGATTATCGTTTTACGGCACAGCAAAACAATATCGTTCCACCTGAGAAAAAAACGGCTGAAAGTCATGTTTTTAATGTGGCTTTTGGCTCAAAAATTAAAACAGGAAAACAGGATATCACCCTCAATATTCAGATCCAAAATTTATTTAATACAAGATATTTAAATCACACCAGCTTTTATCGACTTATCGAACTTCCAGAAGCGGGACGAAACATTATTGTTTCTATGAAGATTCCGTTTTCGTTTTTGCGATAA
- a CDS encoding DUF4625 domain-containing protein — protein sequence MKKLKLLMAILALTFISSCSSDKAEIDSEYPIIDITGANAFPIQCSTIERGKTFTFKATFNDNVALGSYSLDIHHNFDHHTHSTEVTTCEMEAVKSPVKPMLFINNYTIPNGVKSYEATAQITIPADVDPGDYHFMIRLTDKEGWQTLKGLSIKIL from the coding sequence ATGAAAAAATTAAAGCTTTTAATGGCCATTTTGGCGCTTACTTTTATTTCATCCTGCTCCAGCGACAAAGCCGAAATTGACAGCGAATATCCCATAATTGATATCACTGGAGCAAATGCTTTTCCGATTCAATGCAGCACGATCGAACGCGGAAAAACCTTCACTTTTAAAGCCACTTTTAATGACAATGTCGCTTTGGGTTCTTACAGCCTCGATATTCATCACAATTTTGATCATCATACACACAGTACAGAAGTTACAACTTGTGAAATGGAAGCGGTAAAAAGTCCTGTAAAACCAATGCTTTTTATAAACAATTACACCATTCCAAATGGTGTGAAAAGTTACGAAGCAACAGCACAAATCACTATTCCTGCAGATGTTGATCCCGGAGATTATCATTTTATGATTCGCTTGACGGATAAAGAAGGCTGGCAGACGCTGAAAGGTTTAAGTATTAAAATTTTATAA
- a CDS encoding DUF4625 domain-containing protein, with amino-acid sequence MKTTKLILVSLFVAMAFTSCSNDDSEEKQAIPTIDKIELGLSNSETATIGADFHFNAEVTAVDKIENVQVKILQKSTETYSKVWSHEITWTQYAGAKNATVHKHFDIPEDAVAGKYNFIIIVNDQNGSKLEAKKNLTIINQKI; translated from the coding sequence ATGAAAACAACAAAACTTATTCTGGTTTCGCTCTTTGTCGCAATGGCTTTTACAAGCTGCAGTAATGACGATTCAGAAGAAAAACAGGCAATTCCAACTATTGACAAAATCGAGCTGGGTCTTAGCAACAGCGAAACAGCAACTATTGGCGCAGATTTCCATTTTAATGCAGAAGTAACTGCTGTTGATAAAATCGAAAATGTACAAGTAAAAATTCTACAAAAAAGTACCGAAACATACTCGAAAGTCTGGTCGCACGAAATTACGTGGACACAATATGCGGGCGCAAAAAACGCAACAGTTCACAAACATTTTGATATTCCAGAAGATGCTGTAGCAGGAAAATACAACTTCATCATTATCGTAAACGATCAAAACGGAAGCAAGCTAGAAGCGAAGAAAAACTTAACCATTATAAATCAAAAAATATGA